A region from the Maledivibacter sp. genome encodes:
- a CDS encoding IS3 family transposase, producing the protein MSVNSVLTLVGVSTSGYYSWLKRTPSNQEIRKQEVSDEITEIYNESKQIYGAPKIASILCSRGHVIAERTVSTYMKELGIRAIWVRPYVKTTIDPDFDIKLKNVLARHFTPDKPNAVWVTDITYIHTLSGFMYLTSVMDLFSRKIIGWHLSDSLSTQGVIKAIQKAKKNRQTNHPIIIHSDRGCQYVSKAYIAEMPAKDFIRSYSAKGTPWDNACIESFHALIKREWLNRFVIKHLKHAHELVFEYIETFYNTTRIHSCCNMQSPHDFEASFAG; encoded by the coding sequence ATTTCAGTTAACAGTGTGCTTACACTTGTAGGCGTTTCAACATCCGGATACTACAGTTGGCTTAAAAGAACACCATCTAATCAAGAAATACGTAAACAAGAAGTTTCTGATGAAATAACCGAAATATATAATGAATCTAAACAAATATATGGAGCACCAAAAATCGCTTCAATTCTTTGTTCTAGAGGCCATGTAATTGCAGAAAGAACTGTAAGTACTTACATGAAAGAACTAGGAATCAGAGCCATATGGGTTCGTCCTTATGTAAAGACTACAATCGATCCAGACTTCGATATAAAGCTAAAGAATGTTTTAGCAAGGCATTTTACGCCTGATAAACCAAATGCAGTATGGGTTACTGATATAACATATATCCATACACTTTCTGGTTTTATGTATTTAACTTCTGTAATGGACTTATTTTCACGGAAAATTATAGGGTGGCACTTATCAGATAGTTTATCAACACAAGGTGTCATTAAAGCTATTCAAAAGGCCAAGAAAAATCGACAGACAAACCATCCGATTATTATACACAGTGATCGCGGCTGCCAATATGTTTCAAAAGCGTATATCGCTGAAATGCCAGCCAAAGACTTCATTCGAAGTTATTCAGCCAAAGGTACACCTTGGGACAATGCGTGTATTGAATCATTTCATGCACTTATAAAACGAGAATGGCTTAATCGCTTTGTGATTAAGCATCTTAAGCATGCCCACGAGCTAGTTTTCGAATATATCGAAACGTTTTATAATACAACAAGAATTCATAGTTGTTGTAACATGCAATCACCTCATGATTTTGAAGCTAGCTTTGCAGGTTAA
- a CDS encoding transposase, whose protein sequence is MGRKQKSYSAEFKQDAVNYYYSSGKSVKVVATDLKIGQSTLSKWITSAKHNDGQVEHRGSGNYSSDAEKEIAKLKKELRDSQDALEILKKAISILND, encoded by the coding sequence ATGGGAAGAAAACAAAAGTCATATTCAGCAGAATTTAAGCAAGATGCAGTAAATTATTATTATTCATCAGGAAAATCAGTAAAAGTTGTAGCAACCGACCTGAAAATAGGCCAATCAACACTAAGTAAGTGGATTACAAGTGCTAAGCACAATGATGGTCAGGTAGAACATCGTGGATCAGGGAATTACAGTTCTGATGCCGAAAAAGAAATTGCTAAATTAAAAAAAGAACTACGTGATTCACAAGACGCATTAGAAATCTTAAAAAAGGCCATAAGCATACTGAACGATTAA
- a CDS encoding recombinase family protein, whose amino-acid sequence MNKKMYTIATYIRLSADDQNIGESNSVKHQRDLLSTYINKSPELSSAKVIEYVDDGYSGTTFNRPSMIKLLEQTKKGYINCIIVKDLSRLGRNYLEMGNYLEQIFPFLGVRVIAINDDYDSDKNVGTTTGIEIPFKNLINDLYAKDISKKVKSAHQALKRQGKFISAYAFYGYFKDKKDKHKLIIDPVASKVVKRIYKLYLEGTGMTDIARILNDENVLTPLQYKKSMGSSYGSCTINSDSVEKMFWKRDYIDRILKEERYTGKLISNRRGVTKVGSAKCEYKKKEDWIIIEDTHKPIISQVDFDKVMELRKDRYLVKSKQSNIRKQHVLSNVRCGGCNSKLHRTAKKRPKFFCINNWYSGENNCFHERIFIDELQGIVFELIKKHMEVLISYDELKKSSVQAKEDEKAKLEGSIKKHKEKIVKLKSDKMAMYEDYKMHQISKVEFIDRSDEINTRIAEIEKKTVELREIIEKELVYGESEEAKTAKVFYGANTLTKELYDTFVEGVMVYSVDRIEVRFRFGNEFFCVN is encoded by the coding sequence ATGAATAAAAAAATGTATACCATAGCAACCTACATACGTCTATCAGCAGATGACCAAAACATTGGTGAAAGTAATAGCGTAAAACATCAAAGGGATTTGCTCAGTACATATATCAATAAGAGTCCTGAATTATCCTCAGCAAAAGTCATTGAATATGTTGATGATGGTTACTCAGGTACAACCTTCAACAGACCCAGTATGATTAAACTATTAGAGCAAACAAAAAAAGGATATATCAACTGCATCATTGTAAAAGACTTATCAAGACTTGGGAGGAACTACCTTGAGATGGGGAATTATCTTGAACAGATATTTCCCTTCCTTGGCGTTCGTGTTATAGCCATCAACGATGATTATGACAGTGATAAAAATGTAGGCACAACGACAGGAATCGAAATCCCTTTTAAGAACCTAATTAATGATCTATATGCAAAAGATATATCAAAGAAAGTAAAATCAGCTCATCAAGCTCTAAAAAGACAAGGCAAGTTCATTAGTGCTTATGCCTTTTACGGCTACTTTAAGGATAAGAAGGACAAACATAAGCTAATCATTGATCCAGTAGCATCAAAGGTTGTAAAACGAATATATAAACTATATCTTGAAGGTACTGGTATGACAGATATAGCGAGAATTCTAAATGATGAGAATGTACTAACCCCATTACAATATAAAAAGAGCATGGGTAGTAGTTATGGTTCATGTACCATTAACAGTGATTCTGTTGAAAAGATGTTTTGGAAAAGAGACTACATCGATAGAATTCTAAAAGAAGAAAGGTATACAGGTAAGTTAATCAGTAACAGAAGAGGTGTCACAAAGGTTGGTTCTGCAAAATGTGAATATAAAAAGAAAGAAGACTGGATCATCATTGAAGATACACATAAGCCTATAATCTCTCAAGTTGATTTTGATAAGGTTATGGAGCTACGAAAAGACAGGTATTTAGTCAAATCAAAACAATCAAATATTAGAAAACAGCACGTTTTATCCAATGTAAGATGTGGTGGATGCAACTCAAAATTACACCGTACAGCCAAGAAAAGACCTAAATTCTTTTGTATCAATAACTGGTATTCGGGTGAGAATAACTGCTTTCATGAGAGGATATTTATTGATGAGTTACAGGGGATAGTCTTTGAACTTATTAAGAAGCATATGGAGGTGTTAATCTCGTATGATGAACTTAAGAAAAGTAGTGTACAAGCCAAGGAAGATGAGAAGGCGAAACTAGAAGGTTCAATTAAAAAGCATAAGGAAAAGATAGTGAAGCTAAAAAGTGATAAGATGGCTATGTACGAAGATTATAAAATGCATCAGATTTCAAAGGTGGAGTTTATAGATAGGTCGGATGAGATTAATACTAGAATAGCTGAAATCGAAAAGAAGACAGTTGAGCTAAGGGAGATTATAGAAAAGGAGCTGGTTTATGGGGAATCAGAAGAAGCGAAGACAGCTAAAGTATTTTATGGAGCAAATACGTTGACTAAGGAGTTATATGATACCTTCGTTGAAGGGGTAATGGTGTATTCGGTGGATAGGATTGAGGTTAGGTTTAGGTTTGGAAATGAGTTTTTTTGCGTCAATTAA
- a CDS encoding recombinase family protein — translation MARVSRKAINQQKPVKKQKTKTYNTALYVRLSHEDNGNIGSDSIEVQKNLLMNYLAQHTDLQLYKIYSDNGMTGTNFERPAFKTMINAVKKGKVNCIIVKDLSRLGRNFVETGHYIEQIFPFMGVRFISINDSYDSADTDTNAGLMIALKNLVNAAYSKDLSKKVCSQKKLQQQKGNFIGTYAPYGYRKDPNNSYQLVIDEETAPIIKNIFTWRADGQSVKEITRKLNDENIPSPMRHRYLKGETKSRRYKDVLWLKSAIYAMLTKQVYLGHVVQGVARVISCGSNKIKNIPREDWTIVKNMHEPIITEDLFNKAQMANERYKNHVNDKMGGGIHE, via the coding sequence ATGGCAAGAGTAAGCAGAAAGGCAATAAATCAACAAAAGCCTGTAAAGAAGCAGAAGACTAAAACCTATAACACAGCACTTTACGTAAGATTATCCCATGAAGATAACGGAAATATCGGCAGTGATAGCATAGAAGTTCAAAAGAACTTATTAATGAATTACCTAGCTCAGCACACTGATCTACAGCTCTATAAAATTTACAGTGACAATGGCATGACAGGGACTAACTTTGAAAGACCTGCCTTTAAAACTATGATAAATGCAGTTAAAAAGGGAAAAGTCAATTGTATCATTGTCAAAGACCTATCACGCTTAGGACGGAACTTTGTAGAAACAGGTCATTATATTGAGCAGATATTTCCCTTTATGGGTGTACGCTTCATATCCATTAATGATAGCTATGATAGTGCAGATACAGATACAAATGCGGGACTCATGATAGCTCTTAAAAACTTAGTCAATGCAGCCTATTCAAAAGATTTATCCAAGAAAGTATGCTCACAAAAGAAGCTTCAACAACAAAAGGGAAATTTCATAGGCACTTATGCACCTTACGGTTACAGAAAAGACCCTAATAACAGCTATCAACTTGTCATAGATGAAGAAACAGCTCCCATCATAAAAAATATTTTTACTTGGAGAGCTGATGGACAATCAGTAAAAGAAATTACGAGAAAACTTAATGATGAGAATATACCATCTCCCATGAGACATAGATATCTAAAAGGAGAAACCAAGAGCAGAAGATATAAGGACGTATTATGGCTAAAATCTGCCATATACGCTATGCTGACCAAACAAGTTTATCTTGGTCATGTTGTACAGGGTGTTGCGAGGGTTATTTCATGTGGTAGCAACAAGATAAAAAATATACCAAGGGAAGACTGGACTATTGTCAAGAATATGCACGAGCCTATTATAACAGAAGATTTATTTAATAAAGCTCAGATGGCTAATGAGCGTTATAAGAATCATGTAAATGATAAGATGGGTGGTGGTATTCATGAATAA
- a CDS encoding recombinase family protein produces MNKNIEEKTYHVAMYLRLSKEDGDKAESDSIANQRELIQSYLSNKPNMHLKSIRIDDGYSGVNFERPAFQAMMDDIKSGRINCVIVKDLSRMGRNYIDTGRYLEQIFPFFSVRFIAINDGIDSFNESTMDNMLIPFKNLINDAYLRDISIKIRSQFDVKRKKGEFIGSFSPYGYKKSTEHHNKLVIDEEAADTVRTIFKWKKEGMSHQGIADKLNSLGVLSPMEYKKSKGSNFKTTFKVNDKAKWTHVSVLRILKDEVYIGVISQGKRVTVNYKIKQRIEKPKEEWIRVEDVHEPIISKELFQTVQEVLLKDTRIAPNKKKVYLFSGMLICGDCGNSMVRKSAVSGEKKYVYYVCNTYKNQKKCSNHSIKEEALKETILHVIRKHIDIILSMKNILSTIDGSSVQNREINKIQELIVKNEAEWDKINRFKVSIYEDYTEGLIKKEDYADMKHIYEERSGETKAILDNLHHELEYFKNTISPESEWISRFKQYHSADILSRDLMITLIDQIQIYEENRIEIHFKYQSAFEKTLSYIKSISNKELETTSLSEVV; encoded by the coding sequence ATGAACAAGAATATTGAAGAAAAAACCTATCATGTTGCCATGTATTTACGTTTATCCAAAGAAGATGGTGACAAAGCAGAAAGCGATAGTATCGCTAACCAACGAGAATTGATACAATCCTATCTTTCCAACAAGCCAAATATGCATCTCAAGTCCATAAGGATTGATGATGGTTATTCAGGTGTCAATTTTGAGCGTCCAGCCTTCCAAGCCATGATGGATGATATAAAATCTGGTCGTATTAATTGCGTCATTGTAAAAGACCTATCAAGAATGGGTAGAAACTACATTGATACAGGACGCTATCTTGAGCAAATATTTCCCTTTTTCAGCGTAAGATTTATAGCCATAAATGATGGCATTGACAGTTTTAATGAATCAACAATGGATAACATGTTAATACCTTTTAAGAACCTTATTAATGATGCCTATCTTAGAGATATTTCTATTAAGATCAGGAGTCAGTTTGATGTAAAGAGAAAAAAAGGTGAGTTTATCGGTTCTTTTAGTCCCTATGGTTATAAGAAATCTACTGAGCATCATAATAAACTGGTTATTGATGAAGAAGCGGCAGACACCGTAAGAACTATATTCAAATGGAAAAAAGAAGGCATGAGCCATCAAGGTATAGCTGATAAATTAAATAGCTTAGGTGTATTATCACCTATGGAATATAAAAAATCAAAGGGAAGCAATTTCAAAACCACCTTCAAAGTCAATGATAAAGCTAAGTGGACTCACGTGTCCGTTTTAAGAATATTAAAAGACGAAGTTTATATCGGTGTCATATCCCAAGGGAAAAGAGTTACGGTCAATTATAAAATCAAACAACGTATAGAGAAACCAAAAGAAGAATGGATACGTGTAGAGGACGTACACGAGCCTATTATCTCTAAGGAACTATTCCAAACAGTACAAGAGGTACTTCTAAAAGATACACGTATAGCACCTAATAAGAAGAAAGTATATCTGTTTTCAGGTATGCTTATTTGTGGTGACTGTGGTAATTCAATGGTCAGGAAATCAGCAGTATCCGGTGAGAAAAAATATGTCTATTATGTTTGCAATACCTATAAAAATCAAAAGAAGTGTAGCAATCATTCCATTAAAGAAGAAGCATTAAAAGAAACCATACTACATGTTATTCGTAAGCATATAGACATTATCTTATCAATGAAAAATATCTTATCAACTATTGATGGTAGTTCCGTTCAGAACCGTGAAATTAACAAAATACAGGAATTAATAGTAAAAAATGAAGCGGAATGGGATAAAATAAATCGCTTTAAAGTGAGCATTTACGAAGACTATACAGAAGGTCTAATAAAAAAAGAAGACTATGCAGATATGAAACATATTTATGAAGAACGAAGTGGCGAAACAAAGGCTATCTTAGATAATCTTCATCATGAGCTAGAATATTTTAAAAACACCATTTCACCTGAAAGTGAGTGGATTAGTAGATTCAAACAATATCATTCGGCAGATATTTTATCAAGAGATTTGATGATTACGCTCATCGACCAAATACAAATTTATGAAGAAAACAGAATAGAGATTCATTTTAAGTACCAAAGTGCTTTTGAAAAAACTCTAAGCTATATAAAATCCATATCCAATAAAGAACTGGAAACTACATCTTTATCGGAGGTGGTTTAA